One Hemitrygon akajei chromosome 21, sHemAka1.3, whole genome shotgun sequence genomic region harbors:
- the LOC140714477 gene encoding bone morphogenetic protein 10-like: protein MTYVTCLAITFSLTFLLQVTTCKPLNGWGQSVDEDGLDNYGNEVFPGDDSGFVFNAFLESVKDEFFGSVNLSEIPLQDPLQEDPPQYMIDLYNKFATDRSSMPSSNIVRSFRNEDTTTMLAVEERGTRRHMLVFNITIPQHEEIIAAELRLYAFVDRDRRVHEGVNRIVRVYDMEEPGENSSVISMQPLMSLLVSKQIDGKNSGWETFDVTDAVKRWVRSNKTTHKLEVHIESAEEEVPGAANELSSENKNEPLLVVFSDDPRHGQGDEMKEMLVHEQEVALEELAERSAARGPNPDLFKPQAKLSRDSSSRTRRSSKGNYCKRSPLHVDFTEIGWNSWIIAPKSYEAYECRGICYIPLSDHVTPTNHARIQTLVNHWNPEKASKACCVPTKLDPISILYKNSAGVTTYKYKYEGMVVAECGCR, encoded by the exons ATGACTTACGTTACCTGCCTCGCTATCACGTTCTCCCTCACTTTCCTACTGCAAGTCACAACATGTAAGCCGCTTAATGGTTGGGGCCAGTCAGTCGACGAAGATGGATTAGACAATTACGGCAATGAAGTCTTTCCAGGGGACGATTCTGGGTTTGTTTTCAACGCATTTTTGGAAAGCGTGAAGGACGAGTTCTTCGGGAGTGTGAACTTGTCGGAAATCCCTTTGCAAGACCCGTTGCAAGAAGATCCACCACAGTACATGATCGATCTGTACAACAAGTTTGCCACCGACAGATCGTCCATGCCCTCTTCAAACATTGTAAGAAGCTTCAGAAATGAAG aTACAACAACGATGCTCGCAGTAGAGGAACGGGGGACAAGGAGGCACATGCTAGTCTTTAATATAACTATCCCTCAGCATGAAGAGATCATTGCGGCCGAGCTGAGACTGTACGCCTTCGTTGACAGAGACAGGAGGGTGCACGAAGGAGTGAACAGGATAGTCCGTGTTTATGACATGGAAGAACCAGGGGAAAACTCGAGTGTGATTTCTATGCAGCCTCTGATGTCACTACTAGTCTCCAAACAGATCGATGGCAAAAACAGCGGATGGGAAACGTTTGATGTGACAGATGCTGTCAAAAGGTGGGTACGATCCAACAAAACGACCCATAAACTTGAAGTTCATATTGAGAGTGCCGAGGAGGAGGTTCCGGGGGCGGCGAACGAGCTGAGTTCGGAGAACAAGAACGAGCCGTTACTGGTGGTATTCTCCGACGACCCGAGGCACGGGCAGGGGGACGAGATGAAGGAAATGCTGGTGCATGAACAGGAAGTCGCGCTGGAAGAGCTGGCCGAGAGGTCGGCGGCCCGCGGCCCAAACCCAGACCTGTTCAAACCCCAGGCCAAGCTCTCGCGGGACTCCTCGTCACGAACCCGCAGGAGTTCCAAAGGGAACTACTGCAAGCGCTCTCCTCTGCATGTGGACTTCACCGAGATCGGATGGAACTCCTGGATCATTGCCCCCAAGAGTTACGAGGCCTACGAATGTAGAGGGATCTGCTACATTCCGCTCAGCGACCACGTCACCCCCACAAACCACGCCAGGATCCAGACCTTGGTGAACCATTGGAACCCCGAGAAAGCTTCCAAGGCGTGTTGTGTCCCCACCAAGCTGGATCCAATCTCCATATTGTACAAGAACAGTGCCGGCGTGACCACCTACAAGTATAAATACGAGGGGATGGTGGTGGCGGAATGTGGCTGCAGATAG